In one window of Littorina saxatilis isolate snail1 linkage group LG11, US_GU_Lsax_2.0, whole genome shotgun sequence DNA:
- the LOC138980263 gene encoding tripartite motif-containing protein 3-like, giving the protein MAAQQKKRKVNADETTPTTSKIEDYVNCSICRDVFTSPKILSCFHTFCETCLERNAKEHGGKTFPCPICRKEIKVPRGGVSAFRTNVYIKPEDLDKARKKLFCRTHRMRELELFCTPCGVSVCLECASFDHEKHNIVFLPKAKAEISEEKKLVHEAVSSTKGCIEKIEYEQNMITEERDDLERYINDTHAKIVEEAKKIRQQALTSLDTIINTTSAKLSDHSGSMQQNLVHLENYQKQLEEATKSTSASVVVDMFQKISNGSTRELTQQPMTSSSGLQMDQVVKSLRAEDAVKKICQAMLDYLSNVTQVEGFLTYIENMAPPTPNLSDAGHNNDDNHKAAQGNDDGDEDNCQNMNSLASTYDDDDDGDDDSDEHEG; this is encoded by the coding sequence ATGGCAGctcaacaaaaaaagagaaaagtgaATGCTGACGAGACGACTCCAACCACTTCAAAAATTGAAGATTATGTTAATTGCTCCATCTGTCGGGATGTCTTCACCTCTCCCAAAATTTTGAGTTGTTTTCACACGTTTTGCGAAACTTGTCTTGAAAGGAACGCAAAAGAACATGGGGGGAAAACATTTCCGTGCCCTATTTGTCGCAAAGAAATCAAAGTTCCTCGCGGGGGTGTCTCAGCGTTCAGGACTAATGTCTACATCAAACCTGAAGACCTCGACAAGGCACGAAAAAAACTTTTCTGCAGAACTCATCGTATGAGAGAATTAGAGTTGTTCTGTACACCGtgtggtgtgtctgtttgcctCGAATGTGCCTCGTTCGATCATGAGAAACACAACATTGTGTTTTTACCAAAAGCAAAGGCTGAGATCTCTGAGGAGAAGAAGCTAGTACACGAAGCTGTGTCCAGCACGAAAGGTTGTATTGAGAAAATAGAATACGAACAAAACATGATAACAGAGGAAAGAGATGATCTTGAGCGATATATCAATGATACGCACGCCAAAATAGTTGAGGAAGCCAAGAAGATTCGCCAACAAGCGCTCACTTCACTTGACACAATTATTAATACAACGAGCGCCAAGCTGTCAGATCATTCGGGCTCAATGCAGCAGAACCTTGTCCACCTGGAGAACTACCAAAAGCAGCTTGAAGAAGCCACGAAGAGCACTTCAGCTTCAGTGGTTGTTGATATGTTCCAAAAGATTAGCAACGGCAGCACAAGGGAGCTAACCCAACAACCAATGACATCCTCTTCGGGTCTCCAGATGGATCAGGTGGTAAAGTCACTTCGGGCAGAAGACGCAGTGAAAAAGATTTGTCAAGCCATGCTGGACTATTTGTCGAATGTGACGCAAGTAGAAGGGTTCCTGACCTACATAGAAAACATGGCGCCTCCTACACCAAACCTTAGTGATGCTGGTCACAACAACGACGATAATCATAAGGCAGCACAGGgaaatgatgatggtgatgaagaCAATTGCCAGAATATGAACAGTTTGGCGTCTACgtacgatgacgacgatgatggtgatgacgacAGCGATGAACATGAAGGATAA